The Arachis duranensis cultivar V14167 unplaced genomic scaffold, aradu.V14167.gnm2.J7QH unplaced_Scaffold_167711, whole genome shotgun sequence DNA segment gtataatgtatatatatattatttgtaagTATTGTAAATTGTATTGAAAAGTATGGATGTATGTTTTGAAAATTCGGTTTAAgatttaaacaggctcatattttagtattaaatattttaagagttgTAATATCTGAGCAATTAGAATGGCGCAGCCGAAAGCGTGACATTTTGATAGTTACGGTGTTAcgttatggtatcagagcagtcttTCCTGTAAAGCCTGAGGAATGtactgactatgcttcattgcatactctgagtgtctgtcatgTTATAGGTCTTATTCTGGTAACGAGAGTTAGAGCTTTATACACATGACGGTCTATTGATTAATCCCGttagtcttgcattgcataatttctggtattaagtttggccggcttaacactagtgaattatgtatatggaagcactaatgggttatcataaataatatatgagTAATAGGTAACGCATATCGTGGTTTTGGGAGCATTAGAAATTAACTTTGAAGTTAATTTCGTTTCGGTGTATAATCCTTTATTCGTGCTTAGTTTTATCTCTTTCTCTATCAATTGCATTGGAATTCCTTATTTATTATTTCCTTCAtgaaatgtgattgattcaattGCCAACTTTATCTTACCATTCATACATTGTCTTGCTTAGTTCTGTATTCGGTTGTTACCTAAAACTTTTGGGATATTTACCCTTATCAATGTTAATAGCCATCTTTATGAATTTTATACTCATTGACTTGAATCTGGAATTTGTTCTGGTGCCATAAATGATTTACAGATCTCTAGAAACATTAACCATTGATTTTAGTTACTCTCATTTATGAGCTCTGTGTTCCTTTTTAACTGTTATTAATGAATGCGCTATGAATCGTGCCACGTTATGTGACGTATCATtagtctttcttttcttcatcttgAAATCACTTGCttcactactttttcaaaaGCAATCTGAATTTTCTTACGCATAACCTAGTTGAGAGTGTTCTTAGTTTCCCCTTTTGATTCTTACAATGTGGTCATTGATTTCGCATTCCTCTACATAAACTAAGAAACCCTTGAAGTGAGTTGAACCTGCACCACTGCGATGCACAACAATTTGTTTAATCCTTTCAAAATTTGTCTTAGACTTTTCTAAAGaagttttgatttgatttgcttTCTACTTGATCGTGTTCCTTACCGTTTGCTTGAATCTTTTGGAATATCCCTCTTAAGAAACACACGCATAATCCTTTAATCTTAAGTGGCTTGTACCTTAAGGGTTACTATTCGTAGTTACCTAATTATACGGTTTAATTCTTCTGCTCCATGTTTTGTACCTTATTTGCATCTTGCTCTGTTGTGACGTTTTGTGACTTATAGTATTCTTTTTGAACTCCTACTTAGGATcttttaaagaaattttatttttatcgttCTCTACCCGATTATGCCACAACTAATCTTTGAAAGTCTCAAAAAGATTGCTTTTACTTTTGCATTTACTTATAGggattttgaaacaaaaaaaaacttttatgtGGTTTGAatacaacttaaaatttttccaaTCACACTACAGTTTTTTATGTATATTCTTATTTGATTATGTACTTGATTATCTCCCAAGGTTCTCAAAGAAAGATTTTGCAATTATCCTAGTTAATTTTCGTTTTACaagctttttatattttattttaacttaaaTTTGTCTTGGCATAATGCAACTTCTTTTGGAAAAAGTTTGTCTGATATCATTCTTTGAGAAGGTGAAATGATTTTCTTAGTTTTGTCCATTGTTAAAGGATGCCCTATTCAAGTGTGTACCATACCATCCTTTTAAAATCTTGTGAACATTGTCTTGATTTCAGTTATCTTCTCTTTGCGAACTTTGTATGTCCTTTATTCATCTTAAACTCGTTTTGGCTTAATATGTTAACTCTTCTTATGATTCCTTTCGAAGTTCCTTGATTCAGATTTTCTCGGAAAGATGTGAATTGACATTCTTTCTGGAACATTTCATTGTTATTGCGAATCTCTATTTAATTACAGCTCTACTCATCCTCTCGACTTCATGCGAATGTTATCCTTGTCGTTTGATTTGCTCTTCCGTGTTGTATCCCTCTAAGTAAACTTGAGTTCGTTCGGTGTCATGTGCAACTCCTAGACATGGGTAATAGTATGTTAGTTCGCTAATACACAGCTTGTCGACGCGGGAGGTGAATTTGGCGAGTTTGAAAATATCGCAGGTTATGATGCTTGAATTTGGCAAAGGAATACGACCGAGAAGATGTCTTAGTAGCTTAATGCGTATAGGACGATGACTCACGATAAGTAGTTAAGTGATCGAGTAACGTGAGATAGCGGTATTGCACTGATATATTTGAGCGCGTGTTAGATTGCTtagtttttgaaataataaaattgattgtTTAGATTACCGCTTGACGATGAATGAGTCTAAAACCTTGATTGAGTTTGTTGAAAGTCAAAGTTAATAGTCAAGTGTGGATAAAGATAAGAgtttgaaaggaatggaagttGAAGCTCTGAAATTGGTATGAGGCTTATGCGCAGACATTGTCCTATTTGCTTACGTCAGCCTGTTTTCAAACTTTTGCCACCTAGATACCCCTTTGTTTTTGCAAACACATAAGTAGAACACTTGCACCTTTTTGTGCTTCAAGTTTTGGTAAAATAGTAGCCCCGTGTGATATCTTTGTTTTGAACCATCTTGTAACCTTTGTTTTAGACCACACTTTTTCTTTACATCCAAGTTTTTAGAGATTTTCGATATTTGgaaaattatatacatatatatgctAAGACCCTTGTTTTCTAAGGTATACGAAAGTAAAGTATTCAaaactattttagtattttatgtaTCAAGTTAATTTTCGaggatgaaaattttttataaggGGGATAGGATGTAAGACCCCTAATTTTTAAAGGttattgaataaattatttatgatctattatatttatttaagaatatattttagagatttttatatGAAAGTTGAGTgaattcttatttattatttagagttcttataattaaaaaatagtgaatattttatatgtcttaattttaaatatttagattttaaccttattttataaataaaggagaattaatctAATTATCATCAAATCTTCAATTGAATTAGCATTTAttcgaaaataaaattcaaGTTGATAATAAAACAGTATTTCAAAgctgattattatatatttaatttgaatttgaattattactctatacttttatttttattaaaaactaccaTCTTATCTTAATTCCTAAAATTCCCAATTTCATTACACAACACAAATCCTAATTTACCTTCATTAACTTAAATCCTAACCCATTCACCTTGCCCACCCACACCCTTAGCACACACACAAACTAAACACACGCACCACACTCActgaagaaagaaataaagaaagaaaagaaagaagggaaACAGGGGGAAAAGGATCGCGAAGAAGGGAAGAGGGAAGGAGGAGCTCACCGGCCAGCCGCGCCAACTCCTCGCCGCCGTGCTGCATCGCCATCCAAGGGAGGAGGAAGGCCGCTGCTACTGTCCATAAAAGCCATCGCCATCGCGGGTCAGATCTGAGGTGAGATAGAGGACCGCGATGGAGGAAGGAACCGTGCCGCCCATTCGCTTCCGTGGGGAGTCGCCGGCGTTATCGCGAGAAGGAGAGAGCTGCGTCGTGGGAGGAGAGCCGTCGCGGAGCTGCCTCTGCCACCGGACCCAACCGCGGTCGCAAGCCTTGTCGTCGCTGCTAGAGGTGCGCCGCCAAGCTCTTGCCACCGGAGAATATTGCTACGTCGCCGGGATCCACTACCGGTAAGGGTCTTGTTATTAGATTCTGCCCTTTTTGAATCCTGGGAACATTATAGTCACTGCATGTTGCTACAGCCGCTATCAGGGTTCCGTG contains these protein-coding regions:
- the LOC107472569 gene encoding uncharacterized protein LOC107472569 isoform X1; translated protein: MEEGTVPPIRFRGESPALSREGESCVVGGEPSRSCLCHRTQPRSQALSSLLEVRRQALATGEYCYVAGIHYRRYQGSVERGGAGCCRTLPLLPESAAESSGLVSIFGLRSLFVAVLLTHAEMLRRCPS
- the LOC107472569 gene encoding uncharacterized protein LOC107472569 isoform X2 → MEEGTVPPIRFRGESPALSREGESCVVGGEPSRSCLCHRTQPRSQALSSLLEVRRQALATGEYCYVAGIHYRRYQGSVERGGAGCCRTLPLLPESAAESSGLGWVSVLACRVRSFQPLRFVISVSN